In the Paenibacillus sp. FSL H7-0357 genome, one interval contains:
- a CDS encoding FtsW/RodA/SpoVE family cell cycle protein, which yields MLQKIKKIDGVIVMILVLLMVVSIFSIYSVTHGREKLDGAHLRMIKFYVLGIIAFVGLTFVDYRILVKYALYIYITGIGILVLVSFVGAEQNGAQGWIKFGGFSLQPAELFKLILILFLAAVLVRKNRNKLRFWSDVVPLGLLTLLPFMIVISQNDLGNALSYLVILVGLLWIGNIKFSHALIGLLVIASAATAGIMSYIHYHDEIKGFLDDIGRSHWIERFDPWLVPDKATAKASYHTKNAKLAIASGGMSGEGYMKGTSVQTDRVPYTYSDSIFVAIAEEFGFVGSALLLLLYFILIHRMILIALECKDRGGPFLIVGIVAMMLYQIFENIGAFIGLMPLTGITLPFVSYGGTSLMINMASIGLVMSVRLHGQDVEEDLPTSTLYPPPAKQG from the coding sequence ATGCTTCAGAAGATTAAAAAGATTGACGGCGTCATCGTAATGATTCTAGTGCTGTTGATGGTCGTCAGCATTTTTTCCATATACAGCGTCACGCATGGAAGGGAAAAACTGGACGGTGCACATCTCCGGATGATCAAATTTTATGTGCTCGGCATTATTGCTTTTGTCGGACTGACGTTTGTGGATTACCGGATACTCGTTAAATACGCTTTGTATATTTATATTACAGGGATCGGAATTCTGGTTCTGGTCAGCTTTGTGGGCGCAGAGCAGAATGGCGCCCAGGGCTGGATTAAGTTCGGAGGATTCAGTCTACAGCCCGCGGAGCTGTTCAAACTGATCCTGATTCTTTTTCTAGCAGCCGTGCTTGTCCGCAAGAACAGAAACAAACTCCGCTTCTGGAGTGATGTCGTACCATTGGGCCTGCTTACTTTGCTGCCGTTTATGATCGTCATCAGCCAGAATGACCTGGGTAACGCGCTCTCTTATCTTGTGATTCTGGTGGGGCTGCTATGGATCGGCAATATCAAATTCTCACATGCGCTTATTGGACTGCTCGTAATAGCCAGCGCTGCTACCGCAGGGATTATGAGCTATATTCACTATCACGATGAGATTAAAGGGTTCCTTGACGATATTGGGCGTTCACACTGGATTGAACGGTTTGATCCTTGGCTTGTGCCCGATAAAGCAACGGCCAAAGCGAGTTATCATACCAAAAACGCCAAATTGGCAATTGCCTCGGGCGGTATGAGCGGCGAAGGGTATATGAAGGGGACTTCCGTACAGACGGACCGTGTGCCGTACACCTATTCCGACTCTATCTTTGTCGCGATTGCCGAGGAATTCGGCTTTGTCGGCTCGGCGCTGCTGCTGCTGCTTTATTTTATTCTGATTCACCGGATGATCCTGATTGCGCTGGAGTGCAAAGACCGGGGCGGGCCTTTCCTGATTGTAGGGATTGTCGCAATGATGCTGTATCAAATCTTCGAGAATATCGGGGCTTTTATTGGTTTAATGCCGCTTACCGGTATCACATTGCCGTTCGTCAGCTACGGAGGGACCTCGCTTATGATTAATATGGCCAGTATTGGCCTCGTTATGAGCGTGCGGCTGCATGGACAGGATGTTGAGGAGGATTTGCCGACATCTACTTTATACCCTCCCCCTGCCAAGCAGGGATAG
- the wecB gene encoding non-hydrolyzing UDP-N-acetylglucosamine 2-epimerase, giving the protein MSKIKVMTIFGVRPEAIKMAPLVLELNRHPEHIESVVCVTAQHRELLDQVLEVFKITPDYDLDVMKDRQTLNEITIRVLEGLEPVLREAKPDLVLVHGDTLTTFLASYASFLQQIQVGHVEAGLRTWNKLSPYPEEMNRQLTGVLADLHFAPTDLSAGNLRHENKKESSIYITGNTVTDVFQYTVQPDYRHPVLDFASGKRLILMTAHRRESQGEPHRHIFRAVKRIADEFEDVAIVYPVHPSPAVKEPAHEILGGHPRIKLIDPLDVVDLHNFYPHTHLILTDSGGLQEEAPSFGVPVLVLRDTTERPEGIEAGTLELVGTDEEKVYQRTHALLTDQNLYQSMSRAANPYGDGKASERIVNAILHHFGAVEERPEEFHRMFTTNN; this is encoded by the coding sequence ATGTCCAAAATTAAAGTAATGACGATTTTCGGAGTGCGCCCCGAGGCGATCAAGATGGCGCCTCTGGTCCTGGAACTGAACAGGCATCCCGAGCACATCGAATCTGTTGTATGTGTGACCGCGCAGCACCGTGAGCTGCTGGATCAGGTGCTCGAGGTCTTTAAAATCACTCCTGACTACGATCTGGATGTGATGAAGGACCGCCAGACGTTGAATGAAATCACCATTCGGGTACTGGAAGGGCTTGAACCTGTACTGCGTGAGGCCAAACCTGATCTCGTGCTGGTGCATGGAGATACATTGACGACTTTCTTGGCCAGTTATGCCTCTTTCCTGCAGCAAATTCAAGTAGGACATGTTGAGGCGGGACTTCGGACCTGGAATAAATTGTCCCCGTATCCTGAGGAAATGAACCGCCAGCTTACGGGAGTCCTCGCGGATCTGCACTTTGCTCCGACAGATTTGTCGGCAGGAAATTTGAGACACGAGAACAAAAAAGAGTCAAGCATTTATATCACAGGCAATACAGTTACCGATGTGTTTCAATATACCGTACAGCCGGACTACCGGCATCCTGTACTGGATTTTGCTTCAGGAAAAAGACTAATTTTAATGACGGCGCACCGCAGAGAATCTCAAGGCGAACCGCACCGTCATATTTTCCGTGCTGTCAAAAGAATCGCTGATGAATTTGAAGATGTAGCCATTGTTTATCCTGTGCATCCGAGTCCGGCAGTCAAGGAACCGGCACATGAGATACTGGGCGGACACCCGAGAATTAAGCTGATTGATCCGCTGGATGTCGTTGATCTGCATAATTTTTATCCGCATACCCACCTGATTTTGACCGACTCCGGCGGCCTGCAGGAGGAAGCTCCCTCCTTTGGAGTTCCTGTGCTTGTGCTGCGTGATACAACCGAGCGCCCGGAAGGGATCGAAGCCGGAACATTGGAGCTTGTGGGAACGGACGAGGAGAAGGTGTATCAACGGACACATGCTCTTTTGACCGATCAGAATCTGTATCAGTCGATGAGCCGGGCCGCCAACCCGTATGGAGACGGCAAAGCCTCCGAGAGAATTGTCAATGCGATTTTGCACCATTTTGGAGCCGTTGAAGAGCGTCCTGAGGAATTTCACAGAATGTTCACAACTAATAATTGA
- a CDS encoding L-threonylcarbamoyladenylate synthase has translation MTEQKDYPFAAQRRSGNIKNTVYWELDSVKETEDHPAAALVLRSEADERAITAAAAMLREGGTVAFPTETVYGLGADARNTSAVEAVFAAKGRPSDNPLIVHIAQRADLDGLVTEVHPVGAALIDAFWPGPLTLVLPVRPGVLSPLVTAGLDTVGVRMPDHPLALALLSAAGCPVAAPSANRSGRPSPTLAAHVMEDLAGYIGGVLDGGAAGVGLESTVVQVQPDGTVAVLRPGGITAEQLAAVAGAGAVDTAPAAAVDFAGAAAGPSTARAEADAGTGSASGQPAGAAQAAGNSSPAPRAPGMKYTHYAPRGWLGVVRGDSPQRVAGTAADLLQAAQRNGEVTGLLLFEEHRALYPAVPAACVVSLGSLDSPEEGARSLYAALRRFDEAGATYILAEACPEAGLGAAIMNRLMKAAGGSVIDAG, from the coding sequence ATGACAGAGCAGAAAGATTACCCGTTCGCGGCCCAGCGCCGGAGCGGAAACATAAAGAATACGGTTTACTGGGAACTGGATTCCGTAAAGGAAACTGAAGATCACCCGGCTGCGGCTCTAGTACTGCGGAGTGAGGCGGATGAGCGGGCGATCACGGCGGCTGCAGCCATGCTGCGCGAAGGCGGCACGGTCGCATTTCCGACCGAAACGGTGTACGGGCTTGGCGCGGATGCCCGGAATACCTCTGCAGTAGAGGCGGTTTTTGCGGCCAAAGGACGCCCTTCCGACAATCCTCTTATCGTGCATATTGCGCAGCGGGCGGATCTGGATGGCCTTGTGACGGAAGTGCATCCGGTGGGCGCGGCATTGATCGACGCATTTTGGCCCGGTCCGCTGACGCTCGTACTCCCGGTTCGGCCCGGCGTGTTGTCTCCGCTGGTGACGGCCGGGCTTGATACGGTCGGCGTGCGTATGCCTGACCACCCGCTTGCGCTCGCGCTGCTGAGCGCAGCCGGCTGCCCGGTTGCTGCGCCCAGCGCCAACCGTTCCGGGCGGCCAAGTCCGACACTGGCCGCCCATGTGATGGAAGACCTCGCCGGATACATCGGCGGGGTTCTGGACGGCGGCGCCGCCGGGGTCGGCCTGGAGTCGACCGTCGTGCAGGTGCAGCCGGACGGGACGGTCGCTGTGCTCCGTCCCGGCGGCATTACCGCCGAGCAGCTGGCGGCGGTTGCGGGTGCCGGGGCTGTGGACACCGCCCCGGCTGCTGCCGTGGACTTTGCCGGCGCTGCAGCCGGCCCGTCCACGGCCCGGGCTGAAGCGGACGCCGGTACCGGCTCCGCCTCCGGCCAGCCTGCCGGCGCGGCGCAGGCCGCCGGTAACAGCAGCCCGGCGCCGCGCGCGCCGGGCATGAAGTACACGCACTACGCCCCGCGCGGCTGGCTGGGCGTAGTGCGCGGCGATTCCCCGCAGCGCGTGGCGGGGACCGCCGCAGATCTGCTGCAGGCGGCGCAGCGGAACGGCGAAGTGACGGGCCTGCTCCTCTTCGAGGAACACCGGGCCCTGTATCCCGCCGTTCCGGCCGCCTGCGTCGTCTCCCTCGGCTCGCTGGACTCGCCGGAGGAAGGGGCGCGCTCCCTGTATGCCGCGTTGCGGCGCTTCGATGAAGCGGGAGCGACCTATATCCTGGCCGAGGCTTGCCCGGAGGCCGGTCTCGGCGCAGCCATCATGAACCGGCTGATGAAAGCAGCCGGTGGATCTGTGATCGACGCCGGATAA
- a CDS encoding low molecular weight protein arginine phosphatase produces MLHILFVCTGNTCRSPMAEGLLRKLAKERGIELEVRSAGVSAISGTSISRHAGAILREEGINDQIISSQLNAEMVSWADLVLTLTGGHKRHLLQYFPSAVTKTYTLKEYVHDEEAVNSDIQELDSLYADAELSIALGGEPKATDLQRIIEIRQRIPSFDITDPYGGSREDYELAAAEIRTALYNLLDKLESLRHL; encoded by the coding sequence ATGCTGCATATTTTATTCGTCTGCACCGGGAATACATGCCGCAGTCCTATGGCTGAAGGGCTTCTGCGGAAACTTGCGAAGGAACGCGGAATCGAGCTGGAAGTGCGGTCTGCAGGCGTATCCGCCATTTCCGGCACTTCCATATCCAGACACGCTGGAGCAATCTTGCGGGAAGAGGGCATTAATGATCAGATTATCTCCTCACAGCTGAACGCAGAGATGGTGTCCTGGGCGGATCTGGTGCTGACCCTGACAGGCGGGCATAAACGGCATTTGCTGCAATATTTTCCTAGCGCGGTTACGAAGACGTATACCTTGAAAGAATATGTCCATGATGAAGAGGCGGTTAATAGTGATATTCAGGAGCTGGACAGCTTGTATGCAGATGCGGAACTAAGCATAGCATTGGGCGGTGAGCCGAAGGCGACCGATTTGCAGCGGATAATCGAGATCCGCCAGCGTATTCCAAGCTTTGATATTACCGACCCTTATGGCGGTTCCCGTGAGGATTATGAGCTGGCAGCGGCGGAAATCCGTACCGCTCTTTACAATCTGCTCGATAAATTGGAATCCTTACGCCATTTGTAA
- a CDS encoding manganese efflux pump MntP: MGIAGEYAGWGQLVTIAIMAIALGMDAFSLGVGIGMKGIRLLHVLHLSLLIAFFHVLMPLLGLFTGSYVGHLLGQVTTFAAGGLLILLGGHMVFNSFRAGHVGTRSMDHQTFWGMLLISLSVSVDSFSVGVSLGMFVNSIVLTVLAFGACGGLMAITGLLLGRRVSRGLGDYGEALGGAILLAFGLLFIF; encoded by the coding sequence ATGGGCATAGCAGGGGAATATGCTGGCTGGGGCCAGCTTGTAACGATTGCCATTATGGCAATCGCACTCGGGATGGACGCATTTTCGCTCGGTGTAGGAATCGGGATGAAAGGCATCCGTCTTTTGCATGTGCTGCATCTCAGCCTGCTTATTGCTTTTTTTCATGTGCTGATGCCGCTGCTTGGCTTGTTTACCGGCAGCTATGTGGGACATCTGCTTGGCCAGGTAACAACTTTCGCAGCCGGGGGGCTGTTAATTCTGCTCGGCGGACATATGGTGTTCAACTCTTTCCGGGCCGGTCATGTTGGAACGCGGTCTATGGATCACCAGACCTTCTGGGGCATGCTGCTTATCTCACTGAGTGTAAGCGTGGACTCTTTTTCTGTCGGGGTATCGCTTGGCATGTTTGTGAATAGCATAGTTTTAACTGTTCTGGCTTTTGGCGCCTGCGGGGGACTCATGGCGATTACCGGTCTGCTGCTGGGCAGGCGGGTCAGCCGTGGACTGGGCGATTACGGGGAGGCGCTGGGCGGAGCGATCCTGCTGGCGTTTGGATTGCTGTTCATCTTCTGA
- the upp gene encoding uracil phosphoribosyltransferase has translation MGKLVICDHPLIQHKLTFIRDVRTNTKEFREHVDEVATLMAYEITRDIPLETITVQTPVAETQGKVISGRMLGLVPILRAGLGMLEGVLKLLPAAKVGHVGLFRDPETLQPVEYYIKLPTDVQERELIVIDPMLATGGSAIAAITSLKNRGCTQIKMMNLIAAPEGVAAVQAAHPDVDIYVAALDDHLNEHGYIIPGLGDAGDRLYGTK, from the coding sequence ATGGGAAAATTGGTGATTTGCGATCATCCTTTGATTCAGCACAAACTAACATTTATTCGCGATGTGCGGACCAACACGAAAGAATTCAGAGAGCATGTCGATGAAGTTGCTACACTGATGGCTTACGAAATCACGCGGGATATTCCGCTGGAGACAATTACTGTGCAGACGCCGGTGGCCGAAACACAGGGCAAGGTTATCTCAGGAAGAATGCTGGGCTTGGTACCGATCCTGCGGGCCGGGCTGGGAATGCTTGAAGGCGTTCTGAAGCTGCTTCCGGCAGCTAAAGTAGGACATGTCGGCTTGTTCCGTGATCCGGAAACCCTTCAGCCTGTCGAATATTACATTAAGCTTCCTACGGATGTGCAGGAACGGGAATTGATCGTTATCGACCCGATGCTGGCAACAGGCGGCTCTGCAATTGCAGCAATCACTTCTTTGAAGAACCGCGGCTGTACCCAAATTAAGATGATGAATCTGATTGCCGCCCCTGAAGGTGTCGCCGCTGTACAAGCAGCCCATCCTGATGTGGATATCTATGTGGCAGCACTGGATGACCATCTGAATGAACACGGGTATATCATTCCGGGGCTTGGCGATGCCGGAGACCGGTTATATGGAACCAAATAA
- the spoIIR gene encoding stage II sporulation protein R, translated as MDVNKPGIQDSLRVTVKYTAILVCFFMILMMAWEGQKSDAAIAEVTIPQDSIRLRILANSDMTGDQLVKRQIRDSIVEQMNQWVAELEDPQSLEQARTLIRGHLPELNALVADELEKRGIEYTYKVELGVVPFPTKMYGGTVYPAGEYEAVRVTLGAGKGQNWWCVLFPPLCFIDAGSGDAAASAKGAKTVSAAGAEDGAKVKAAEAGKVTTVSAENGNGDEQASAPKVRFFIWELLHNLWSWISGLWS; from the coding sequence ATGGATGTCAATAAACCGGGAATACAGGATTCCTTGCGCGTAACCGTTAAGTATACTGCCATTTTAGTTTGTTTTTTTATGATCCTGATGATGGCCTGGGAAGGGCAAAAAAGTGATGCGGCGATAGCGGAGGTTACCATTCCTCAGGATTCGATCCGTTTGCGCATTCTGGCGAACTCGGATATGACGGGCGATCAGCTGGTCAAACGCCAGATCCGGGACTCCATTGTTGAACAAATGAACCAGTGGGTAGCGGAACTGGAAGATCCCCAGAGCCTGGAGCAGGCGCGGACATTGATCCGGGGCCATCTGCCGGAACTGAATGCGCTTGTCGCGGACGAACTGGAAAAGCGGGGGATTGAGTACACCTATAAGGTGGAGCTGGGTGTGGTTCCTTTCCCGACCAAAATGTACGGTGGTACGGTGTATCCGGCCGGGGAATATGAAGCGGTACGGGTTACGCTCGGTGCAGGCAAAGGGCAGAACTGGTGGTGCGTACTGTTTCCGCCGTTATGCTTCATTGATGCAGGCTCAGGAGATGCGGCTGCCTCCGCCAAAGGAGCAAAGACTGTTTCCGCTGCTGGAGCTGAGGATGGAGCCAAGGTGAAGGCCGCGGAAGCGGGCAAGGTGACAACCGTTTCGGCTGAGAATGGCAATGGGGATGAACAAGCTTCGGCCCCGAAAGTGCGGTTTTTTATCTGGGAGCTGCTGCACAATCTCTGGAGCTGGATCAGCGGATTATGGTCTTGA
- a CDS encoding TIGR01440 family protein, whose translation MDEVMKQDSWEERAPGRPAGEGVEPAGTELSLAAATAAVVGELAEAGKLGPGKILVVGVSTSEVAGVRIGTGGALEVAEQLLQGVRQVADKRGFHPVYQCCEHLNRSLVMERSLLESLGLREVSAVPIPGAGGSMAAAAYRSMSDPVLAETVEAHAGIDIGETLIGMHLRRVAVPFRPSLRYIGSARVNAAWSRPPLIGGERAVYRTPETSGAQLCD comes from the coding sequence ATGGATGAAGTCATGAAGCAGGACTCTTGGGAAGAACGCGCTCCCGGCAGGCCAGCCGGGGAAGGGGTGGAACCGGCGGGGACTGAGCTTTCCTTGGCTGCTGCCACCGCAGCAGTCGTAGGCGAACTGGCGGAAGCCGGCAAGCTGGGGCCGGGAAAAATCCTGGTCGTCGGAGTCAGTACAAGCGAAGTAGCCGGCGTCCGGATTGGAACCGGCGGGGCGCTTGAAGTGGCAGAGCAACTGCTGCAGGGTGTTCGCCAGGTTGCTGATAAACGGGGGTTTCATCCCGTATACCAATGCTGTGAGCATTTGAACCGTTCGCTTGTCATGGAGCGTTCTTTGCTGGAGTCGCTCGGACTGAGGGAGGTTTCGGCGGTGCCGATACCGGGAGCCGGCGGTTCAATGGCTGCCGCGGCGTACCGCTCGATGTCCGACCCTGTTTTGGCTGAAACGGTGGAAGCCCATGCCGGGATTGACATCGGTGAGACGCTGATCGGCATGCATCTGCGCCGGGTAGCGGTTCCGTTTCGCCCGAGTTTGCGCTATATCGGTTCGGCCAGAGTCAATGCGGCCTGGAGCAGACCGCCTCTTATCGGCGGCGAACGTGCGGTATACCGTACACCGGAAACCAGTGGTGCACAGCTCTGCGATTAA
- the glyA gene encoding serine hydroxymethyltransferase, whose product MMEQLRKSDPAVLEAMGLELSRQRANIELIASENIVSEAVMEAMGSVLTNKYAEGYPGKRYYGGCEDVDIVENLARDRAKQLFGAEHVNVQPHSGAQANMAVYLAALNPGDTVLGMNLAHGGHLTHGSPVNASGLLYNFVAYGVQEDTFLIDYDEVRKAAFKHRPKLIVAGASAYPRTIDFAALGSIANDVGALFMVDMAHIAGLVAAGVHPSPVPHAHFVTTTTHKTLRGPRGGMILCRQPWAAAIDKAVFPGSQGGPLMHVIASKAVSFGEALQPSFKTYAENVVKNAKVLAETLIGEGVNIVSGGTDNHLMLLDTRNLSITGKDAEKVLDSIGITVNKNAIPFDPTSPFVTSGIRIGTPAVTSRGMDEQAMVTIGRIIANVLKNPKDEAKLTEAAREVAQLTDQYPIYPGLQY is encoded by the coding sequence ATTATGGAACAATTGCGTAAGAGTGACCCTGCAGTACTGGAAGCCATGGGACTGGAACTAAGCCGTCAGCGTGCCAACATTGAGCTTATCGCTTCGGAAAATATCGTCAGTGAAGCAGTAATGGAGGCCATGGGCTCCGTACTCACGAATAAATACGCCGAAGGTTATCCTGGCAAACGTTACTATGGCGGTTGTGAAGATGTAGATATCGTGGAGAATCTGGCCCGCGACCGTGCCAAACAGCTGTTTGGCGCCGAACATGTCAATGTGCAGCCGCATTCCGGCGCTCAAGCTAATATGGCGGTTTATCTTGCCGCGCTGAATCCTGGCGATACTGTACTGGGGATGAACCTGGCGCATGGCGGCCATTTGACACACGGCAGTCCTGTGAATGCCTCCGGCTTGCTTTATAACTTTGTTGCTTATGGTGTGCAGGAAGACACGTTCCTGATCGATTATGATGAAGTGCGCAAAGCCGCCTTCAAACACCGTCCTAAATTGATTGTAGCCGGTGCAAGTGCGTATCCGCGGACGATTGATTTTGCAGCACTCGGTTCCATTGCGAATGACGTAGGTGCACTGTTCATGGTCGATATGGCTCATATCGCCGGGCTGGTTGCTGCGGGTGTTCATCCGAGTCCGGTTCCGCATGCCCACTTCGTTACTACAACAACGCACAAAACCTTGCGTGGTCCGCGCGGAGGCATGATTCTCTGCAGACAGCCATGGGCCGCAGCCATTGATAAAGCTGTATTCCCTGGTTCCCAAGGCGGACCGCTGATGCATGTGATTGCCTCCAAAGCGGTTTCCTTCGGCGAAGCATTGCAGCCATCCTTCAAGACCTATGCCGAGAATGTGGTGAAGAACGCTAAAGTACTTGCGGAGACGCTGATCGGAGAAGGAGTTAACATCGTTTCCGGCGGTACGGACAACCATCTGATGCTGCTGGATACCCGCAATCTGAGCATTACCGGAAAAGATGCGGAGAAAGTACTGGATTCCATCGGTATTACCGTGAACAAAAATGCAATCCCGTTTGATCCTACCAGCCCATTTGTAACCAGCGGCATCCGGATCGGAACACCTGCGGTTACTTCGCGCGGCATGGACGAGCAGGCTATGGTAACAATCGGCCGCATTATCGCAAACGTGCTGAAGAATCCGAAGGATGAAGCTAAATTGACTGAAGCGGCCCGTGAGGTCGCCCAGCTTACGGATCAATACCCGATTTATCCGGGTCTCCAGTACTAA
- a CDS encoding N5-glutamine methyltransferase family protein, translating into MPYVQSIREAFAEASSFLAGHGCVEPQRSAQLLLEHVLGLTGAAYYMALADPFPAAVKDAWEAGITRRAAGEPVQYIIGEQEFYGRAFEVTPDVLIPRPETELLVEAILRYAAELWPDGMVNAGAGETQGAADSSVHTGGAAGAEAAAPSAEAGGKEASPGSGAGDARAARPLTAVDIGAGSGAISVTLAAEAPAWVVCAGDISPGALAVAARNAVRHGAAVDLRLGDLLEPFAGMETDILVSNPPYIPGGDIAGLQREVRDHEPRTALDGGDDGLDPYRRMMEQLPLLPAPPRLVGFELGQGQAGQVAALLEAAGHWNEIVTVDDLAGIPRHVLGIAR; encoded by the coding sequence ATGCCTTACGTGCAAAGCATCCGGGAAGCCTTTGCGGAGGCTTCTTCTTTTTTGGCCGGACATGGATGTGTTGAGCCGCAGCGCAGTGCGCAGCTTCTGCTGGAGCATGTGCTGGGCCTGACCGGGGCGGCGTATTATATGGCGCTGGCTGATCCTTTTCCGGCAGCGGTGAAGGATGCCTGGGAAGCCGGAATTACCCGCCGCGCGGCGGGGGAACCGGTGCAGTATATTATTGGCGAGCAGGAATTTTACGGACGGGCCTTTGAGGTGACGCCCGATGTGCTGATCCCCCGGCCGGAGACAGAACTGCTCGTCGAAGCCATCCTGCGTTACGCTGCGGAGCTGTGGCCGGACGGGATGGTGAATGCAGGAGCGGGAGAAACGCAGGGAGCTGCGGACAGCTCCGTGCATACAGGCGGTGCAGCAGGAGCTGAAGCGGCTGCACCCAGCGCAGAGGCAGGCGGCAAAGAAGCCAGCCCCGGCAGCGGCGCAGGGGACGCTCGCGCCGCCCGTCCGCTGACCGCCGTCGATATCGGCGCCGGAAGCGGAGCGATCTCCGTCACGCTGGCGGCGGAAGCGCCGGCGTGGGTGGTCTGCGCCGGCGATATCTCGCCGGGCGCACTGGCGGTGGCCGCGCGCAACGCGGTGCGGCACGGCGCGGCGGTGGACCTGCGGCTCGGCGATCTGCTCGAGCCGTTTGCGGGGATGGAGACGGATATTCTCGTCTCCAACCCGCCGTATATTCCCGGCGGCGACATCGCCGGGCTGCAGCGCGAAGTGCGCGACCATGAGCCGCGCACCGCGCTGGATGGCGGCGATGACGGGCTTGACCCTTACCGCCGCATGATGGAGCAGCTGCCGCTGCTCCCGGCCCCGCCGCGGCTGGTCGGTTTTGAGCTCGGCCAAGGCCAGGCCGGGCAGGTGGCCGCGCTGCTTGAGGCGGCGGGCCACTGGAACGAGATCGTGACCGTTGACGATCTCGCCGGAATTCCGCGCCATGTGCTGGGCATCGCACGATAG
- a CDS encoding FtsW/RodA/SpoVE family cell cycle protein, producing MLQRLKKIDGVIIVILLLLMCISIFSIYSVTQGREGMGGMHIRMIKYYGVGFVGFAVLMIFDYRLLVKYALFIYIIGIGILLMVSFFGKVKNGGQGWIGVGELSFQPAELFKLILIIFLAAVLVRKNKNQLLFWRDVVPLSLIALVPFLLVISQNDLGNALSYLIILLGVLWIGHIKFSHALIGLLIIGGSATGFILTYINYHDQAVVFIKETLGRDHFIRRFDPWLVPDVASKDASYQTRNAKIAIASGGMNGEGYLEGSSVQNNMVPYLYSESIFVQIAEEFGFVGSAVLLLLYFILIHRLILIALVSRDRAGPFLIVGIVAMLLYQILENIGAYIGLMPLTGITLPFISYGGTSILINMASMGIAMSVLLYGQDMEEDLPMLAAPSAPAGKLSSMIPFAK from the coding sequence ATGCTGCAAAGGCTCAAAAAAATTGACGGCGTTATCATTGTTATTCTGCTCTTGTTGATGTGTATCAGTATCTTTTCTATATATAGTGTCACCCAGGGAAGAGAAGGCATGGGCGGAATGCATATTCGAATGATCAAATATTATGGGGTGGGTTTTGTTGGCTTTGCCGTGCTGATGATATTTGATTACCGCCTGCTCGTTAAATATGCGCTGTTTATTTATATTATAGGCATTGGAATCCTGCTGATGGTCAGCTTCTTTGGCAAGGTGAAGAACGGGGGCCAGGGGTGGATCGGAGTCGGTGAATTAAGCTTTCAGCCGGCCGAGCTGTTCAAGCTGATTTTAATTATTTTTCTGGCTGCTGTGCTGGTACGCAAAAATAAAAATCAGCTGCTGTTCTGGCGGGATGTCGTGCCGCTCAGTCTGATCGCACTGGTCCCCTTTCTTCTCGTCATCAGCCAGAACGACCTTGGCAATGCGCTGAGCTATCTCATAATTCTGTTAGGCGTCCTGTGGATTGGCCATATTAAATTTTCACATGCCCTGATTGGGCTGCTTATTATCGGAGGCTCGGCGACCGGTTTTATTTTGACCTATATTAACTATCATGATCAAGCAGTAGTTTTTATTAAAGAAACCCTGGGGCGCGATCATTTTATCAGACGCTTCGATCCTTGGCTCGTTCCCGATGTGGCTAGCAAGGATGCGAGTTATCAGACCCGGAATGCCAAGATTGCCATTGCTTCCGGAGGGATGAACGGAGAGGGGTACCTTGAGGGAAGCTCCGTGCAGAACAATATGGTGCCTTATTTGTATTCGGAATCGATTTTTGTGCAGATCGCGGAGGAATTTGGATTTGTTGGATCGGCTGTACTGCTGCTGCTCTATTTTATCCTGATTCACCGGTTGATTCTGATAGCCCTTGTCAGCAGGGACCGGGCAGGGCCGTTTCTCATCGTAGGGATTGTAGCCATGCTGCTGTATCAGATTCTGGAGAATATCGGGGCTTATATCGGTTTAATGCCGCTGACGGGAATTACCCTGCCCTTCATCAGCTATGGAGGAACCTCGATTCTGATTAATATGGCCAGCATGGGCATTGCCATGAGTGTGCTTTTATACGGACAGGATATGGAAGAGGATCTGCCGATGCTTGCCGCTCCCTCAGCCCCTGCCGGCAAATTAAGCAGCATGATTCCATTCGCGAAATAG